One window from the genome of Acidihalobacter ferrooxydans encodes:
- a CDS encoding molybdopterin-dependent oxidoreductase has translation MPSPIWLFALIPILAAGLLLFARGPLLRRWPALGTVLRHGRWPRAYALVHGFFILGFPVLMVTGVALYYPLWHGPLIAWLRPIETVHVWLGIAFSVLLLAAALAVFAKPPRAARRIDWLITGLLTALVMLTGFALWLPGRFPASWDAVAFGIHGVASYIWLGWIALHVLMRLFSFQRQHPLNARFDYNRRAGLRGALGLGALSAGTLSVLGGMRLRESAASLADAAPGAGGANATAAANGASRAPLFPAYYTYTNRYPDIDPTAFRLRIDGLVDHPLELTLAQLEAMDAVREQRTFQCVTGWSVPNVVWTGVRPETLLKLAGAHATGTHLIFHSADGVYVDQLSIDQARLPGVLLAYRIDDVPLPRKGGYPLRLIVPPMYGYKSVKWVDRIIVADKGVVGTWERWGYPDNAWINGEKPA, from the coding sequence CTGCTGTTTGCGCGCGGGCCCTTGCTGCGCCGCTGGCCGGCGCTGGGCACGGTACTGCGCCACGGGCGCTGGCCACGCGCCTATGCACTTGTCCATGGCTTTTTCATTCTGGGATTCCCAGTGCTGATGGTGACCGGCGTAGCGCTGTACTATCCGCTCTGGCATGGCCCGCTGATTGCCTGGCTACGCCCCATCGAAACGGTGCATGTCTGGCTGGGCATCGCGTTTTCAGTGCTGCTGCTGGCCGCTGCGCTGGCCGTCTTCGCCAAACCGCCACGCGCCGCCCGACGCATCGACTGGCTGATTACCGGTCTGCTCACCGCATTGGTCATGCTGACCGGCTTCGCCCTGTGGCTACCGGGCCGGTTCCCGGCCAGTTGGGATGCGGTCGCGTTCGGCATACATGGCGTAGCCTCGTACATCTGGCTCGGCTGGATTGCCCTGCATGTTCTGATGCGGCTGTTCTCCTTTCAACGGCAACATCCGCTCAATGCCCGCTTCGACTACAACCGCCGCGCCGGATTGCGGGGCGCGCTGGGGCTCGGCGCGCTATCGGCCGGAACGCTCAGCGTGCTTGGCGGCATGCGTCTGCGCGAGAGTGCTGCATCACTGGCTGACGCTGCACCGGGTGCCGGCGGCGCGAACGCAACGGCTGCGGCGAACGGCGCCAGTCGCGCGCCGCTCTTCCCGGCCTATTACACCTACACCAATCGCTATCCCGATATCGACCCGACAGCGTTCAGACTGCGCATCGACGGGCTCGTCGACCATCCGCTGGAACTGACACTGGCGCAACTCGAAGCGATGGATGCGGTGCGCGAACAGCGCACCTTTCAGTGCGTCACCGGCTGGAGCGTGCCGAATGTCGTGTGGACCGGCGTGCGACCGGAGACATTGCTTAAACTGGCGGGCGCACATGCCACGGGCACGCATCTGATTTTCCACTCTGCGGACGGCGTCTATGTCGATCAGCTCAGCATCGATCAGGCGCGCCTCCCCGGTGTCTTGCTCGCCTACCGGATCGACGACGTGCCCTTGCCGCGCAAGGGCGGCTATCCGCTGAGGCTTATCGTGCCGCCGATGTATGGCTACAAATCCGTCAAGTGGGTGGATCGGATCATCGTGGCCGACAAAGGCGTGGTCGGCACCTGGGAACGCTGGGGCTATCCCGACAACGCCTGGATCAATGGGGAAAAACCGGCCTGA